The segment tccgaaaaaaaaaagatggaagaTATGTTCAACCGTCTGCCAAACCCTCTGATATCGCACATACTCTCTTTCCTCCCGACAAAGGAAGCAGCTTCCACATCGGTTCTCTCCAAAAGGTGGCGTCTTTTGTTCGCCTCCGTGACAAATCTCGATTTCGAAGGCGATGAAGAGAGTCCAAGCTTTGTGGGTTTTGTGGATAGAGTGTTGGCTTTGGGAGGGAATGATTCAATAAACAGATTCTCTCTCATCTTTACTGATTATCCTGATCCAGATACCGTCACTGCTTGGATACTGAATGTGCTGAGACGCGGTGTTTCGGAGCTTGAGCTAAGCGTCTCTGATTACCCCTTGCCTCCTGAGATCTTTGTTAGTAAGAGTCTGGCGAAGTTGAAGCTAGGAGGGGGAGATGGTCTCAGTTTCAGCGCTGATGTTAAGAAGGTGTATCTTCCGAAGCTTAAGACACTTGAGATTGAATCTGTtgtgtttgaagaagatggtgttgGGTTTGCGAAGCTTCTCTCCGGCTGTCCTGTCCTTGAGGAGTTGGTTCTGGTGAATATTGGGTGGGAGCATTGGAAGTCTTGCTCTGTGTCTGCTAAAAGCCTCAGGAGATTGAAGTTTTTCTGTGAGGATAATGATGAGAATCCGAAGAGCGTGTGTTTTGATACTCCGAACCTTGAATACTTGGAGTATTCTGACAATATTGCGAAGAAGTATCCTAAAGTTAAGTTCAGGTCTCTTGTTGAAGCTCATATCAGCCTTAGACTCACCGAAGATCAGAGTGCAGATGCTGGCTCTTCAGAAGAAgatgaatatttatttgaaagtgatgatgatgaggagaaAGAGATGGTTGGTAATGCGACAAACTTTTTCAAGGGGATATGCAATGTTCAGATCCTCTATCTATCTGCCAAAACACTTGAGGTTTGTCTTTGTTCTATAAAAATATCACACTTGTCTTTGTTAATGTAATTTTGGCTACAATGGCTTCAGTTAGTGATCACAAGTGAGTTGTTTCAGGTACTTGCGTTCTGCTGTGAAGCAACACCTGTG is part of the Brassica rapa cultivar Chiifu-401-42 chromosome A09, CAAS_Brap_v3.01, whole genome shotgun sequence genome and harbors:
- the LOC103841775 gene encoding F-box/LRR-repeat protein At3g59200 is translated as MEDMFNRLPNPLISHILSFLPTKEAASTSVLSKRWRLLFASVTNLDFEGDEESPSFVGFVDRVLALGGNDSINRFSLIFTDYPDPDTVTAWILNVLRRGVSELELSVSDYPLPPEIFVSKSLAKLKLGGGDGLSFSADVKKVYLPKLKTLEIESVVFEEDGVGFAKLLSGCPVLEELVLVNIGWEHWKSCSVSAKSLRRLKFFCEDNDENPKSVCFDTPNLEYLEYSDNIAKKYPKVKFRSLVEAHISLRLTEDQSADAGSSEEDEYLFESDDDEEKEMVGNATNFFKGICNVQILYLSAKTLEVLAFCCEATPVFNNLIQLTVESDEENGWDSLPGLLKNCPNLETLVFKGLVHKSTKGCGNMCACKPLKNPSCLSSSDVKVLKIILSTHIDDDGMEEEQIKHFLEKMPRLEQLVVYFNESYEPSVFELSKKLQSVSTIASPKCNLQVISQNLSLSSTLPCSLTKKWSAPPNEEYTWFLKAVT